In the genome of Cryptomeria japonica chromosome 8, Sugi_1.0, whole genome shotgun sequence, one region contains:
- the LOC131857985 gene encoding early light-induced protein 1, chloroplastic-like, with amino-acid sequence MAAMASMMMKAPAALNCGAVKTNSHISRLPNSSLQVKCMAAKDPKETSTKVSTKFGDLFAFSGPAPEIINGRAAMLGFVSAIAVEVASGRDLLSQVNSGGLSWFALTAGLMTVGTLVPLFNGISRESTSQPIFSSTAEMWNGRFAMLGLLALAFTEYVKGGPLV; translated from the exons ATGGCGGCCATggcttcaatgatgatgaaagcaCCCGCAGCACTTAACTGCGGGGCAGTCAAAACGAATAGTCATATCAGTAGATTGCCCAACAGTAGCCTCCAAGTCAAGTGCATGGCTGCAAAG GATCCAAAGGAAACGTCTACCAAG GTGAGCACGAAATTTGGCGACCTGTTTGCGTTCTCAGGGCCTGCGCCGGAGATCATCAATGGAAGGGCGGCTATGTTGGGGTTCGTATCGGCCATTGCAGTGGAGGTGGCCAGCGGAAGAGATTTGCTGTCGCAGGTGAATAGTGGAGGACTGTCGTGGTTTGCGTTAACTGCAGGATTAATGACGGTGGGGACACTGGTGCCCCTGTTCAATGGAATATCGAGGGAGAGCACGTCGCAGCCAATATTTTCATCCACAGCAGAAATGTGGAATGGGCGCTTTGCTATGCTCGGCCTCCTCGCATTGGCTTTCACTGAATACGTCAAGGGTGGACCGCTTGTATAA